A stretch of the Vitis vinifera cultivar Pinot Noir 40024 chromosome 16, ASM3070453v1 genome encodes the following:
- the LOC100264629 gene encoding uncharacterized protein LOC100264629, with protein sequence MRSVNNSVETINAAATAIVSAESRVQPTTVQKRRWGSCLSLYWCFGSHRHSKRIGHAVLVPEPMVPGAVAPASENLNLSTSIVLPFIAPPSSPASFLQSDPPSSTQSPAGFLSLTALSVNAYSPSGPASMFAIGPYAHETQLVSPPVFSTFPTEPSTAPFTPPPESVQLTTPSSPEVPFAQLLTSSLDRSRRNSGTNQKLSLSNYEFQPYQLYPESPVGHLISPISNSGTSSPFPDRRPIVEAPKLLGFEHFSTRRWGSRLGSGSLTPDGAGPASRDSFLLENQISEVASLANSESGSQNGETVIDHRVSFELAGEDVAVCVEKKPVASAETVQNTLQDIVEEGEIERERDGISESTENCCEFCVGEALKAASEKASAEGEEEQCHKKHPPIRHGSIKEFNFDNTKGEVSAKPNIIGSEWWVNEKVVGKGTGPQTNWTFFPLLQPGIS encoded by the exons ATGAGAAGTGTGAATAATAGCGTAGAGACTATAAACGCCGCGGCCACTGCGATCGTCTCGGCCGAGAGTCGAGTCCAGCCGACTACGGTTCAG AAGAGAAGATGGGGTAGCTGCTTGAGTTTATACTGGTGCTTTGGATCTCATAGACACAGCAAGCGAATAGGTCATGCTGTTCTTGTTCCTGAACCAATGGTGCCAGGAGCTGTCGCTCCTGCTTCTGAAAACCTGAACCTCTCAACCAGCATTGTACTGCCTTTCATTGCACCTCCCTCTTCTCCTGCATCTTTCCTCCAATCAGATCCTCCGTCCTCCACTCAGTCACCAGCTGGATTTCTATCCCTCACTGCCCTTTCTGTCAATGCCTATTCCCCAAGTGGTCCTGCCTCCATGTTTGCCATTGGCCCTTATGCCCATGAAACTCAACTAGTCTCACCACCTGTATTTTCTACCTTCCCCACAGAGCCATCGACTGCTCCTTTTACTCCCCCTCCAGAATCTGTGCAATTAACTACGCCTTCATCACCTGAAGTTCCATTTGCTCAGCTGCTGACATCTTCACTGGACCGCTCTCGAAGGAACAGTGGAACCAATCAGAAGTTGTCACTGTCCAATTATGAATTCCAGCCTTATCAGCTATACCCAGAAAGCCCAGTTGGCCACCTTATATCACCAATATCAAATTCTGGTACCTCTTCTCCTTTCCCAGATAGACGCCCAATTGTAGAGGCTCCCAAGCTCTTGGGTTTTGAACATTTTTCCACCCGCAGATGGGGTTCAAGGCTGGGTTCTGGATCTTTGACACCAGATGGTGCAGGGCCTGCCTCCCGAGACAGTTTCCTTCTGGAGAACCAGATCTCTGAGGTGGCATCCCTTGCCAACTCTGAGAGTGGATCTCAAAATGGTGAAACTGTAATCGATCATAGGGTCTCATTTGAGTTGGCTGGTGAAGATGTTGCAGTTTGTGTTGAAAAGAAACCAGTGGCATCAGCTGAAACCGTCCAAAACACTCTTCAGGATATAGTTGAAGAAGGCGAAATTGAAAGAGAAAGAGATGGGATTTCAGAGAGTACAGAAAATTGTTGTGAGTTCTGTGTCGGAGAAGCTCTTAAAGCTGCGTCCGAGAAAGCTTCAGCTGAAGGAGAGGAAGAGCAGTGCCATAAAAAGCATCCTCCGATCAGACATGGTTCAATCAAAGAGTTCAATTTTGACAACACAAAGGGAGAAGTCTCAGCCAAGCCGAACATCATCGGTTCTGAGTGGTGGGTAAACGAAAAGGTTGTCGGGAAAGGAACAGGGCCCCAAACCAACTGGACTTTCTTCCCATTGCTGCAGCCCGGAATCAGTTGA
- the LOC100247484 gene encoding short-chain dehydrogenase TIC 32, chloroplastic isoform X2 produces MWWFGRNGASGFSASSTAVEVTHGIDGTGLTAIVTGASSGIGTETARVLALRGVHVVMAVRNMAAGREVKEAIAKEIPTAKIDAMELDLSSMASVRKFASEFSSSGLPLNLLINNAGLMATPFMLSKDNIELQFATNHIGHFLLTNLLLETMKKTARESNKEGRIVNVSSRRHRFSYHEGIRFDMINDQSGYNRLSAYGQSKLANVLHANELSRRLKDDGANITANSLHPGAIATNLFRHVPLVGGGSNNMLCGIAS; encoded by the exons ATGTGGTGGTTTGGAAGGAATGGGGCATCTGGGTTCTCAGCTTCATCCACAGCAGTGGAAGTTACTCATGGAATTGATGGGACTGGCCTCACTGCCATTGTTACAG GAGCATCGAGTGGTATTGGCACTGAAACTGCACGGGTTCTTGCATTGCGTGGTGTCCATGTAGTTATGGCAGTTAGGAATATGGCTGCTGGTAGGGAGGTCAAAGAAGCAATAGCTAAGGAGATCCCTACAGCAAAAATTGATGCTATGGAGTTGGACCTTAGTTCAATGGCATCAGTAAGGAAATTTGCATCAGAATTCAGTTCCTCGGGTCTTCCTCTCAACCTCCTCAT TAACAATGCAGGACTCATGGCGACACCATTCATGCTTTCCAAAGACAACATAGAACTACAGTTTGCAACAAACCACATAG GTCATTTTCTTTTGACAAATCTATTGTTAGAGACCATGAAAAAGACAGCACGTGAAAGTAACAAAGAAGGAAGGATTGTAAATGTCTCATCAAGACGTCACCGCTTCTCATATCATGAAGGAATTCGTTTTGACATGATCAATGATCAATCAGG GTACAATAGGCTTAGTGCATATGGCCAGTCAAAGCTTGCTAACGTTTTGCATGCTAACGAACTATCAAGACGTCTAAAG GATGATGGAGCGAATATAACCGCAAATTCACTTCACCCAGGAGCAATAGCCACCAACCTTTTCCGCCATGTCCCCCTAGTTGGAG GGGGCAGCAACAACATGCTATGTGGCATTGCATCCTGA
- the LOC100242348 gene encoding mitogen-activated protein kinase kinase kinase YODA isoform X2: protein MPSWWGKSSSKEAKKKTNKESFIDTLHRKFKIPSEGKVSNRSGGSHRRCSDTISEKGSQSRAESRSPSPSKLVSRCQSFVERPNAQPLPLPGRHPASVGRTDSGISISTKQRLEKGSKSSFLPLPRPRCIGGRPDPTDLDGDFVASVYSEGSTDSEDAADSHHRSPQATDYDNGTRTAASIFSSVMLKDQSPVAHVNAREAQKPANLLFSNHISPTSPKRRPLSSHVPNLQVPYHGAFGSAPDSSMSSPSRSPLRAFGTDQGLNSAFWAGKPYSDVTLLGSGQCSSPGSGQNSGHNSMGGDMSGQLFWQPSRGSPEYSPIPSPRMTSPGPSSRIHSGAVTPLHPRAGGAASESQTSWPDEGKQQSHRLPLPPVAVSSSSPFSHSNSPAASPSVPRSPGRAEAPTSPGSRWKKGKLLGRGTFGHVYVGFNSESGEMCAMKEVTLFSDDAKSKESAKQLGQEIVLLSRLCHPNIVQYYGSETVGDKLYIYLEYVSGGSIYKLLQEYGQLGELAIRSYTQQILSGLAYLHAKNTVHRDIKGANILVDPSGRVKLADFGMAKHITGQSCPLSFKGSPYWMAPEVIRNSNGCNLAVDIWSLGCTVLEMATTKPPWSQFEGVAAMFKIGNSKDLPAIPDHLSDEGKDFVRQCLQRNPLHRPTAAQLLEHPFVKNAAPLERPILSPETSDPPPGVTNGVKSLGIGHAKNLSSLDSERLAVHSFRVLKTGSHSSDPHIARNISCPVSPIGSPLLHSRSPQHLNGRMSPSPISSPRTTSGPSTPLTGGSGAIPFPHLKPSVYLQEGFGNVSKPLNNPYSNGPSYHDPNADIFRGMQLGSHIFPESDALGKQFGRTAHVELYDGQSVLADRVSRQLLRDQVKMNPSLDLSPSSMLPSRNTGI, encoded by the exons ATGCCTTCATGGTGGGGAAAATCATCATCCAAAGAagcaaagaagaaaacaaacaagGAAAGTTTCATCGACACATTACATCGAAAATTTAAGATTCCATCTGAAGGTAAGGTGAGCAATAGATCAGGAGGGTCTCATAGACGGTGCAGTGATACAATATCAGAGAAGGGATCTCAATCCCGAGCAGAATCAAGATCACCATCACCTTCCAAACTAGTGTCAAGATGTCAAAGTTTTGTTGAAAGGCCTAATGCCCAACCACTTCCACTTCCTGGTCGGCACCCTGCAAGTGTGGGTCGTACTGATTCTGGAATCAGTATATCAACAAAACAAAGACTGGAAAAAGGCTCCAAGTCATCCTTTCTTCCTCTCCCAAGACCCAGATGCATTGGGGGCAGACCCGATCCTACAGATTTAGATGGTGATTTTGTTGCTTCAGTTTATAGCGAAGGTTCCACTGATAGTGAAGATGCAGCTGACTCACATCATCGTAGTCCCCAGGCAACTGACTATGATAATGGGACTAGAACTGCTGCAAGCATATTTTCTAG TGTAATGCTCAAGGATCAGTCACCTGTTGCTCATGTAAACGCAAGGGAGGCACAAAAACCAGCTAATCTTTTGTTTAGTAATCATATTTCCCCTACATCACCTAAACGGAGGCCTTTAAGCAGCCATGTACCAAATTTACAGGTCCCTTATCATGGTGCTTTCGGCAGTGCTCCAGACAGCTCAATGTCAAGTCCTTCAAGAAGTCCATTGAGAGCATTTGGCACTGACCAAGGTTTGAACTCTGCTTTCTGGGCTGGGAAACCTTATTCAGATGTTACTTTACTTGGATCTGGCCAATGCTCCAGTCCAGGTTCAGGTCAGAATTCTGGGCACAATTCAATGGGAGGAGATATGTCAGGACAGTTGTTTTGGCAACCCAGCAGGGGCAGCCCGGAGTATTCTCCTATACCTAGTCCCAGAATGACAAGCCCTGGTCCCAGCTCCAGAATTCATAGTGGTGCAGTCACACCTCTTCATCCCAGAGCTGGAGGAGCAGCCTCTGAATCCCAGACAAGCTGGCCAGATGAGGGGAAACAACAAAGCCACCGGTTGCCCCTTCCTCCTGTAgcagtttcttcttcttcacctttCTCTCATTCAAATTCACCAGCAGCATCTCCCTCTGTCCCACGCAGTCCAGGAAGAGCAGAGGCTCCAACAAGCCCAGGCTCTCGCTGGAAAAAGGGAAAGTTGCTGGGAAGAGGCACATTTGGACATGTTTATGTTGGCTTTAACAG TGAAAGTGGTGAAATGTGTGCAATGAAGGAGGTGACACTATTTTCAGATGATGCAAAGTCAAAGGAAAGTGCAAAACAGTTGGGGCAA GAAATTGTTCTGCTTAGCCGCTTATGCCATCCAAACATTGTGCAGTATTATGGATCTGAAACG GTTGGTGACAAACTTTATATATACTTGGAGTATGTATCTGGTGGCTCCATCTATAAACTTCTTCAAGAATATGGCCAACTTGGTGAACTAGCAATTCGTAGCTATACCCAACAAATCTTGTCAGGGCTCGCCTATTTGCATGCTAAAAATACTGTCCATAG GGATATTAAAGGGGCAAATATACTTGTAGACCCAAGTGGTCGAGTCAAGTTAGCAGATTTTGGAATGGCAAAGCAT ATCACTGGGCAGTCATGTCCTTTATCATTCAAGGGAAGCCCATACTGGATGGCACCTGAG GTTATAAGGAATTCAAATGGTTGCAACCTTGCTGTGGATATTTGGAGTCTAGGGTGCACAGTTTTGGAAATGGCCACAACAAAACCACCCTGGAGTCAGTTTGAAGGG GTTGCTGCAATGTTCAAGATTGGGAATAGTAAGGACCTCCCAGCAATTCCTGATCACCTTTCAGATGAAGGTAAGGATTTTGTAAGGCAGTGCTTGCAACGAAATCCACTACATCGTCCAACAGCTGCTCAGCTCTTGGAGCATCCTTTCGTGAAAAATGCTGCACCTCTGGAAAGACCTATTTTGTCCCCTGAAACTTCAGATCCACCTCCTGGAGTTACCAATGGAGTGAAATCTCTG GGAATCGGACATGCTAAAAATCTTTCATCCTTGGATTCAGAAAGACTTGCAGTTCATTCGTTTAGAGTTTTAAAAACTGGTTCCCATTCAAG TGATCCTCATATTGCGAGGAATATATCATGTCCTGTCTCTCCTATTGGGAGCCCTCTTTTGCATTCAAGGTCACCTCAACACCTGAATGGAAGAATGTCTCCTTCTCCTATATCCAGTCCTCGTACCACTTCTGGCCCATCCACGCCTTTGACAGGTGGCAGTGGTGCCATTCCATTTCCTCATCTAAAACCATCAGTTTACCTGCAAGAGGGATTTGGAAACGTTTCTAAGCCCCTAAACAATCCCTATTCCAACGGCCCCTCCTATCATGATCCAAATGCCGACATCTTTCGAGGGATGCAGCTAGGGTCTCACATATTCCCAGAAAGTGATGCTCTTGGAAAGCAGTTTGGGAGGACTGCTCATGTAGAATTGTATGATGGGCAGTCAGTCTTAGCTGATCGCGTCTCTCGGCAGCTCTTAAGGGATCAAGTGAAGATGAATCCATCTCTGGATCTTAGTCCCTCCTCTATGTTGCCCAGCCGGAACACTGGAATCTAA
- the LOC100259320 gene encoding silicon efflux transporter LSI2 — MAMAVSAKLVLGSIAFAIFWVLAVFPAVPFLPIGRTAGSLLGAMLMVSFRVITPDQAYDAIDLPILGLLFGTMVVSIYLERADMFKYLGKLLSWKSLGAKDLLCRICLISAISSSLFTNDTTCVVLTEFVLKIARQHNLPPHPFLLALASSANIGSSATPIGNPQNLVIALESKISFGDFVLGILPAMLVGVLVNALILLCMYWRLLSVQKDEEDATLEVVAEEDVNFHHFSPATMSHITSLDSHEWNSKAEIVNIDSQANVKGNIGHAETLRNRIRNENELHRTSSSGSVSSANSNGSKDLTSELHSQRRDENQNILSNGTASMDEPGDAVFMQSLDEKENPTTKWKRLLWKPCVYLVTIGMLISLLMGLNMSWTAIAAALALVVLDFKDARPSLEKVSYSLLIFFCGMFITVDGFNKTGIPSAVWDLMEPYAKIDHVSGIAVLAVVILVLSNVASNVPTVLLLGARVAASAAQISAAEEKKAWLILAWVSTVAGNLSLLGSAANLIVCEQARRAQHLGYTLSFWRHLKFGVPATLVVTAIGLTLIRG; from the exons ATGGCTATGGCTGTTTCTGCAAAGCTGGTTCTAGGCTCAATTGCCTTTGCAATATTCTGGGTGTTGGCGGTTTTTCCTGCTGTCCCTTTCCTACCTATTGGGAGGACTGCAGGGTCTCTCCTGGGGGCAATGCTCATGGTCAGTTTTCGTGTGATAACCCCAGATCAAGCATATGATGCCATTGATCTCCCAATCCTTGGTCTTCTGTTTGGGACTATGGTTGTCAGCATTTATCTTGAAAGAGCAGATATGTTCAAATATTTGGGTAAACTTCTCTCATGGAAAAGCTTAGGAGCCAAAGACTTACTATGTCGAATCTGCCTCATATCGGCCATTTCAAGTAGTCTTTTCACCAATGATACCACTTGTGTCGTCTTGACCGAATTTGTTCTGAAAATTGCAAGGCAGCATAATCTTCCACCCCATCCTTTCCTTTTAGCCCTTGCCTCAAGTGCAAATATTGGGTCTTCTGCAACTCCAATTGGCAACCCGCAAAATCTTGTTATAGCCCTCGAGAGTAAGATTTCATTCGGGGATTTCGTACTTGGAATTCTTCCTGCAATGCTTGTAGGAGTACTTGTGAATGCTTTAATTCTTCTTTGCATGTATTGGAGGTTGTTGTCTGTTCAGAAAGACGAAGAAGATGCAACTCTAGAAGTGGTAGCCGAGGAGGATgtcaattttcatcatttttcaccTGCAACAATGTCACATATAACATCCTTAGATTCTCACGAATGGAATTCAAAAGCCGAAATTGTGAATATCGACAGCCAGGCTAATGTGAAGGGAAACATAGGTCATGCTGAGACCCTCAGAAATCGAATAAGAAACGAAAATGAACTCCATAGGACCTCCAGTTCTGGGTCTGTGTCCTCTGCAAATTCAAATGGTTCAAAAGATCTGACAAGTGAGTTACATTCTCAAAGAAGGGACGAAAATCAAAATATACTTTCAAATGGGACTGCATCAATGGATGAACCAGGAGATGCAGTCTTTATGCAGTCTTTAGACGAAAAGGAAAATCCGACCACAAAATGGAAAAGGCTATTATGGAAACCATGTGTTTACCTTGTTACTATAGGAATGCTGATTTCTTTGCTCATGGGTCTCAATATGTCATGGACTGCAATTGCTGCTGCACTGGCTCTTGTAGTTCTTGATTTCAAGGATGCTCGGCCTTCCCTAGAGAAG GTCTCCTATTCCCTTTTGATTTTCTTCTGCGGAATGTTCATTACAGTTGATGGTTTCAACAAAACTGGAATCCCTAGCGCAGTATGGGACTTAATGGAGCCTTACGCAAAGATTGACCATGTTAGTGGGATCGCAGTTCTTGCTGTTGTCATACTTGTCCTGTCAAATGTGGCTTCTAATGTACCAACCG TTCTCTTGCTTGGAGCACGGGTGGCAGCATCAGCAGCTCAAATTTCCGCAGCCGAAGAGAAGAAGGCATGGCTGATCTTAGCTTGGGTCAGCACTGTGGCCGGAAACCTCTCCCTGTTGGGATCAGCTGCCAACTTGATAGTTTGTGAGCAGGCTCGCCGGGCTCAACACCTTGGGTACACTCTATCCTTCTGGAGGCATCTCAAATTTGGAGTTCCCGCCACTCTTGTAGTCACTGCCATTGGTTTGACACTAATAAGAGGATGA
- the LOC100242348 gene encoding mitogen-activated protein kinase kinase kinase YODA isoform X1 → MPSWWGKSSSKEAKKKTNKESFIDTLHRKFKIPSEGKVSNRSGGSHRRCSDTISEKGSQSRAESRSPSPSKLVSRCQSFVERPNAQPLPLPGRHPASVGRTDSGISISTKQRLEKGSKSSFLPLPRPRCIGGRPDPTDLDGDFVASVYSEGSTDSEDAADSHHRSPQATDYDNGTRTAASIFSSVMLKDQSPVAHVNAREAQKPANLLFSNHISPTSPKRRPLSSHVPNLQVPYHGAFGSAPDSSMSSPSRSPLRAFGTDQGLNSAFWAGKPYSDVTLLGSGQCSSPGSGQNSGHNSMGGDMSGQLFWQPSRGSPEYSPIPSPRMTSPGPSSRIHSGAVTPLHPRAGGAASESQTSWPDEGKQQSHRLPLPPVAVSSSSPFSHSNSPAASPSVPRSPGRAEAPTSPGSRWKKGKLLGRGTFGHVYVGFNSESGEMCAMKEVTLFSDDAKSKESAKQLGQEIVLLSRLCHPNIVQYYGSETVGDKLYIYLEYVSGGSIYKLLQEYGQLGELAIRSYTQQILSGLAYLHAKNTVHRDIKGANILVDPSGRVKLADFGMAKHITGQSCPLSFKGSPYWMAPELFAQVIRNSNGCNLAVDIWSLGCTVLEMATTKPPWSQFEGVAAMFKIGNSKDLPAIPDHLSDEGKDFVRQCLQRNPLHRPTAAQLLEHPFVKNAAPLERPILSPETSDPPPGVTNGVKSLGIGHAKNLSSLDSERLAVHSFRVLKTGSHSSDPHIARNISCPVSPIGSPLLHSRSPQHLNGRMSPSPISSPRTTSGPSTPLTGGSGAIPFPHLKPSVYLQEGFGNVSKPLNNPYSNGPSYHDPNADIFRGMQLGSHIFPESDALGKQFGRTAHVELYDGQSVLADRVSRQLLRDQVKMNPSLDLSPSSMLPSRNTGI, encoded by the exons ATGCCTTCATGGTGGGGAAAATCATCATCCAAAGAagcaaagaagaaaacaaacaagGAAAGTTTCATCGACACATTACATCGAAAATTTAAGATTCCATCTGAAGGTAAGGTGAGCAATAGATCAGGAGGGTCTCATAGACGGTGCAGTGATACAATATCAGAGAAGGGATCTCAATCCCGAGCAGAATCAAGATCACCATCACCTTCCAAACTAGTGTCAAGATGTCAAAGTTTTGTTGAAAGGCCTAATGCCCAACCACTTCCACTTCCTGGTCGGCACCCTGCAAGTGTGGGTCGTACTGATTCTGGAATCAGTATATCAACAAAACAAAGACTGGAAAAAGGCTCCAAGTCATCCTTTCTTCCTCTCCCAAGACCCAGATGCATTGGGGGCAGACCCGATCCTACAGATTTAGATGGTGATTTTGTTGCTTCAGTTTATAGCGAAGGTTCCACTGATAGTGAAGATGCAGCTGACTCACATCATCGTAGTCCCCAGGCAACTGACTATGATAATGGGACTAGAACTGCTGCAAGCATATTTTCTAG TGTAATGCTCAAGGATCAGTCACCTGTTGCTCATGTAAACGCAAGGGAGGCACAAAAACCAGCTAATCTTTTGTTTAGTAATCATATTTCCCCTACATCACCTAAACGGAGGCCTTTAAGCAGCCATGTACCAAATTTACAGGTCCCTTATCATGGTGCTTTCGGCAGTGCTCCAGACAGCTCAATGTCAAGTCCTTCAAGAAGTCCATTGAGAGCATTTGGCACTGACCAAGGTTTGAACTCTGCTTTCTGGGCTGGGAAACCTTATTCAGATGTTACTTTACTTGGATCTGGCCAATGCTCCAGTCCAGGTTCAGGTCAGAATTCTGGGCACAATTCAATGGGAGGAGATATGTCAGGACAGTTGTTTTGGCAACCCAGCAGGGGCAGCCCGGAGTATTCTCCTATACCTAGTCCCAGAATGACAAGCCCTGGTCCCAGCTCCAGAATTCATAGTGGTGCAGTCACACCTCTTCATCCCAGAGCTGGAGGAGCAGCCTCTGAATCCCAGACAAGCTGGCCAGATGAGGGGAAACAACAAAGCCACCGGTTGCCCCTTCCTCCTGTAgcagtttcttcttcttcacctttCTCTCATTCAAATTCACCAGCAGCATCTCCCTCTGTCCCACGCAGTCCAGGAAGAGCAGAGGCTCCAACAAGCCCAGGCTCTCGCTGGAAAAAGGGAAAGTTGCTGGGAAGAGGCACATTTGGACATGTTTATGTTGGCTTTAACAG TGAAAGTGGTGAAATGTGTGCAATGAAGGAGGTGACACTATTTTCAGATGATGCAAAGTCAAAGGAAAGTGCAAAACAGTTGGGGCAA GAAATTGTTCTGCTTAGCCGCTTATGCCATCCAAACATTGTGCAGTATTATGGATCTGAAACG GTTGGTGACAAACTTTATATATACTTGGAGTATGTATCTGGTGGCTCCATCTATAAACTTCTTCAAGAATATGGCCAACTTGGTGAACTAGCAATTCGTAGCTATACCCAACAAATCTTGTCAGGGCTCGCCTATTTGCATGCTAAAAATACTGTCCATAG GGATATTAAAGGGGCAAATATACTTGTAGACCCAAGTGGTCGAGTCAAGTTAGCAGATTTTGGAATGGCAAAGCAT ATCACTGGGCAGTCATGTCCTTTATCATTCAAGGGAAGCCCATACTGGATGGCACCTGAG TTGTTCGCTCAGGTTATAAGGAATTCAAATGGTTGCAACCTTGCTGTGGATATTTGGAGTCTAGGGTGCACAGTTTTGGAAATGGCCACAACAAAACCACCCTGGAGTCAGTTTGAAGGG GTTGCTGCAATGTTCAAGATTGGGAATAGTAAGGACCTCCCAGCAATTCCTGATCACCTTTCAGATGAAGGTAAGGATTTTGTAAGGCAGTGCTTGCAACGAAATCCACTACATCGTCCAACAGCTGCTCAGCTCTTGGAGCATCCTTTCGTGAAAAATGCTGCACCTCTGGAAAGACCTATTTTGTCCCCTGAAACTTCAGATCCACCTCCTGGAGTTACCAATGGAGTGAAATCTCTG GGAATCGGACATGCTAAAAATCTTTCATCCTTGGATTCAGAAAGACTTGCAGTTCATTCGTTTAGAGTTTTAAAAACTGGTTCCCATTCAAG TGATCCTCATATTGCGAGGAATATATCATGTCCTGTCTCTCCTATTGGGAGCCCTCTTTTGCATTCAAGGTCACCTCAACACCTGAATGGAAGAATGTCTCCTTCTCCTATATCCAGTCCTCGTACCACTTCTGGCCCATCCACGCCTTTGACAGGTGGCAGTGGTGCCATTCCATTTCCTCATCTAAAACCATCAGTTTACCTGCAAGAGGGATTTGGAAACGTTTCTAAGCCCCTAAACAATCCCTATTCCAACGGCCCCTCCTATCATGATCCAAATGCCGACATCTTTCGAGGGATGCAGCTAGGGTCTCACATATTCCCAGAAAGTGATGCTCTTGGAAAGCAGTTTGGGAGGACTGCTCATGTAGAATTGTATGATGGGCAGTCAGTCTTAGCTGATCGCGTCTCTCGGCAGCTCTTAAGGGATCAAGTGAAGATGAATCCATCTCTGGATCTTAGTCCCTCCTCTATGTTGCCCAGCCGGAACACTGGAATCTAA
- the LOC100247484 gene encoding short-chain dehydrogenase TIC 32, chloroplastic isoform X1 produces MWWFGRNGASGFSASSTAVEVTHGIDGTGLTAIVTGASSGIGTETARVLALRGVHVVMAVRNMAAGREVKEAIAKEIPTAKIDAMELDLSSMASVRKFASEFSSSGLPLNLLINNAGLMATPFMLSKDNIELQFATNHIGHFLLTNLLLETMKKTARESNKEGRIVNVSSRRHRFSYHEGIRFDMINDQSGYNRLSAYGQSKLANVLHANELSRRLKDDGANITANSLHPGAIATNLFRHVPLVGGFIDIFGKYVVKNVQQGAATTCYVALHPEVKGTTGEYFADSNIAKGSSQANDPELAKKLWDFSLSLIK; encoded by the exons ATGTGGTGGTTTGGAAGGAATGGGGCATCTGGGTTCTCAGCTTCATCCACAGCAGTGGAAGTTACTCATGGAATTGATGGGACTGGCCTCACTGCCATTGTTACAG GAGCATCGAGTGGTATTGGCACTGAAACTGCACGGGTTCTTGCATTGCGTGGTGTCCATGTAGTTATGGCAGTTAGGAATATGGCTGCTGGTAGGGAGGTCAAAGAAGCAATAGCTAAGGAGATCCCTACAGCAAAAATTGATGCTATGGAGTTGGACCTTAGTTCAATGGCATCAGTAAGGAAATTTGCATCAGAATTCAGTTCCTCGGGTCTTCCTCTCAACCTCCTCAT TAACAATGCAGGACTCATGGCGACACCATTCATGCTTTCCAAAGACAACATAGAACTACAGTTTGCAACAAACCACATAG GTCATTTTCTTTTGACAAATCTATTGTTAGAGACCATGAAAAAGACAGCACGTGAAAGTAACAAAGAAGGAAGGATTGTAAATGTCTCATCAAGACGTCACCGCTTCTCATATCATGAAGGAATTCGTTTTGACATGATCAATGATCAATCAGG GTACAATAGGCTTAGTGCATATGGCCAGTCAAAGCTTGCTAACGTTTTGCATGCTAACGAACTATCAAGACGTCTAAAG GATGATGGAGCGAATATAACCGCAAATTCACTTCACCCAGGAGCAATAGCCACCAACCTTTTCCGCCATGTCCCCCTAGTTGGAG GTTTCATTGACATTTTTGGTAAATATGTGGTTAAAAATGTGCAGCAG GGGGCAGCAACAACATGCTATGTGGCATTGCATCCTGAGGTTAAGGGGACAACCGGCGAATACTTTGCAGACAGTAACATAGCCAAGGGAAGTTCACAAGCAAATGATCCAGAGTTGGCAAAGAAACTGTGGGATTTTAGCTTGAGTTTGATCAAATGA